One Macrobrachium rosenbergii isolate ZJJX-2024 chromosome 10, ASM4041242v1, whole genome shotgun sequence DNA window includes the following coding sequences:
- the LOC136842857 gene encoding cytochrome P450 9e2-like, whose product MWTVCLILFVSVFLSLWFYSRRKHSYWSSKGVPCPPPLPFLGHVHKMYSKKKGRWIFENEVYRRYGGSTYAGVYEFHNPILVVGDPYLTKCILVKDFSHFTDRRIQAVMTTERDSVMNHMLTSKRGEEWKSLRSVISPAFSSGKMKSMFHLVCAKADALVSFCLAEAAKKPSVDMKYNFGRYTVDTLASCAFGIECNSLVNEEAEFPKKVSEFFTVPRSRLLKFLLYRLAPKVFSMLQIRLNPPELDFFKEVVTQTISERKKRGVRRGDFLDLLLDVGPQEANTDLTEETMGLHEEGHCDKESLVKGMAEVLRKQRLDDNTIVAQCLLFLVAGYDTTASTLAFATFLLAKNPEEQERLRREMRQMKKDNEGDLPYSGLMEAKFLDACLMETLRLYPPGPRLQRMCTKTYKLPGTDLIIPVGSIVQCLVWSVHRDPRYWPEPEAFLPDRFMPENKANIKSFTHIPFGMGPRNCIGMRFALMEAKVALAKLVLRADLKLAPGCDEIVLEGGNSAVLRPKNGIDIILTPLEGE is encoded by the exons ATGTGGACTGTGTGTCTGATTTTGTTCGTGTCTGTGTTCTTGAGTCTATGGTTCTATTCCCGACGGAAACACAGCTATTGGTCGTCGAAGGGCGTGCCCTGCCCCCCGCCACTTCCGTTCCTGGGTCACGTCCATAAGATGTACAGCAAGAAGAAGGGGAGGTGGATCTTTGAAAATGAG GTGTACAGAAGATACGGAGGATCGACCTATGCCGGAGTATACGAGTTCCACAACCCAATACTGGTAGTCGGTGACCCATACCTCACGAAGTGCATTCTAGTCAAGGACTTCAGCCACTTCACCGACCGCCGCATTCAGGCGGTCATGACCACCGAAAGAGACAGCGTCATGAACCACATGCTGACGTCTAAAAGGGGCGAGGAGTGGAAATCTCTGCGCTCGGTGATCTCTCCCGCCTTTTCCTCGGGCAAGATGAAGTCGATGTTCCATCTCGTCTGCGCAAAGGCGGACGCTCTCGTCTCATTCTGCTTGGCGGAAGCCGCCAAGAAACCTTCCGTCGACATGAAGTATAACTTCGGTCGCTACACGGTGGATACCCTGGCCTCCTGCGCCTTCGGCATCGAGTGCAACTCTCTCGTCAATGAAGAGGCCGAGTTTCCTAAGAAAGTGTCAGAGTTTTTCACCGTGCCGAGGTCGAGACTACTCAAATTCTTGTTGTATCGCCTCGCCCCAAAGGTCTTCTCGATGTTGCAAATCAGGTTAAACCCTCCTGAACTCGACTTCTTTAAGGAAGTCGTGACGCAGACCATTTCGGAGAGGAAGAAGCGTGGAGTGAGACGAGGCGACTTCCTAGACCTACTCCTCGATGTAGGGCCTCAAGAGGCTAACACAGACCTAACCGAGGAAACGATGGGTTTGCATGAAGAGGGTCACTGCGACAAAGAATCTCTCGTTAAGGGCATGGCCGAGGTTTTACGGAAGCAGC GCTTAGACGACAACACAATCGTAGCCCAGTGTCTACTCTTCTTGGTAGCTGGCTACGACACGACCGCATCGACGCTGGCCTTCGCTACGTTCCTCCTCGCCAAGAACCCAGAGGAACAGGAGAGACTTCGAAGGGAAATGAGGCAGATGAAGAAGGACAACGAGGGAGATCTTCCCTACAGCGGCCTCATGGAAGCGAAATTTCTCGATGCGTGTTTGATGG AAACTCTGCGATTATACCCACCGGGTCCACGCTTACAGCGCATGTGCACTAAGACATATAA GTTACCAGGAACCGACTTGATCATCCCCGTGGGATCTATAGTCCAATGTCTGGTGTGGAGCGTCCACAGGGATCCCCGGTACTGGCCAGAACCAGAGGCGTTTCTACCCGACCGATTTATGCCAGAAAACAAGGCCAACATCAAGAGTTTTACCCACATACCCTTCGGGATGGGCCCCAGAAACTGTATAG GGATGAGGTTTGCCCTCATGGAAGCCAAGGTCGCCCTCGCCAAGCTGGTCCTCAGAGCGGACTTGAAATTGGCTCCAGGATGCGACGAGATCGTCCTCGAAGGAGGTAATTCGGCCGTTCTGAGACCCAAGAATGGTATCGACATCATCTTGACACCTCTCGAAGGTGAATGA